From the genome of Nitrospinota bacterium, one region includes:
- a CDS encoding SDR family NAD(P)-dependent oxidoreductase has translation MCDNRNRTYTTTGRTIVKKKALVTGASEGIGYVFAKRLAAEGYEVTAVARNEDKLKKLVEEIGGGHSYIAADLTTEAGQDAIIQAISARHYDLLVNNAGIAAMGKFTDIPLKRHVDVLTLNCETVVKLSYAYLKTATAGDVLINVSSALAFMPMPVIGLYSATKAFVTSFSESLWFEQKSRGVYVMGLCPGITSTNFNENSGGGKADTPKLMTQTSEQVVDNALQALKSRKKPTVISGLVNNIFAFISRLMSRKAIASMMGQMGAKQ, from the coding sequence ATGTGCGATAATCGGAACCGCACATACACAACAACAGGGAGAACAATCGTGAAAAAAAAGGCTTTGGTGACGGGCGCCAGTGAAGGTATCGGGTATGTATTCGCAAAGCGGTTGGCCGCCGAGGGCTACGAGGTTACGGCGGTTGCCCGGAATGAAGACAAGCTGAAAAAGCTGGTGGAAGAAATAGGCGGCGGCCATTCGTATATTGCGGCCGACCTTACAACCGAAGCCGGCCAGGATGCAATCATTCAGGCCATTTCAGCGCGGCATTATGACTTGTTGGTGAACAATGCGGGGATAGCCGCCATGGGCAAGTTCACCGATATTCCCCTTAAAAGGCATGTCGATGTCTTAACGCTCAACTGCGAAACGGTGGTGAAACTTTCGTACGCGTACTTGAAAACGGCCACGGCGGGGGATGTCTTGATAAATGTTTCTTCGGCCCTTGCCTTCATGCCGATGCCGGTCATTGGGCTGTATTCCGCGACCAAGGCGTTTGTAACCTCTTTTTCCGAGTCGTTGTGGTTCGAGCAGAAATCGCGCGGCGTGTATGTGATGGGGCTGTGCCCCGGGATAACTTCGACGAACTTTAATGAAAACTCCGGCGGCGGAAAGGCGGACACCCCCAAGCTGATGACGCAAACGTCCGAACAGGTGGTGGACAACGCATTGCAAGCGCTTAAATCCCGCAAAAAACCGACTGTTATATCGGGCCTGGTAAACAATATTTTCGCGTTCATATCCCGGCTTATGTCCCGAAAGGCGATTGCCTCCATGATGGGGCAAATGGGGGCCAAGCAGTAA